gtgtatatatatatatatgctctgtACTATGACAACGATCTCTTGACAGATAGTAGAGAAATCACTGGCATGACGGGGGCTGGCATTTGTACAAGAGATGGATGGTTCACATTTTAGTATTAGCGTTTGGTTATTATACTATACAATATATTACGCTCTTTTCTGCACAAAGGTAAATTTATTAGTCACGAAAAATAGTCCAGAGGGGGAGGGGCTTCTTTTCTCTAGATGTTAATGATAGATATAGTCTGATGGAGAAAGGCTGCGGCAGGTGCATCTCACACAGGGGCAGCAGCGTGCAGATCCAGTGACTACTCCTTAGTTATATCCTCCATGACATCTGGAAGTCTCCGGCTGTGATGGGAGGTCCAGTGTGTGGCTTCAAAGCTTCTGAGAGACCTGTGGATAGAGGATCAGGTTACATGGAGCCGACAGGTACAGTAGCATTTACACAGAATGTCATATATTCtattataaatatttattcaaTTGGGTAATTCTGGCATTGCACTGCAAAGAAAATATTAATGCCCCCCCTTCGTATTGCAAGAGCGAGGGGGTTGCAATGAAGAGTGACATGTGGCCATCTGTGCAAAGAAAAAGGGGATCCGGCCAACCTTGTTTTTGAGATTGGTGGGGCTCTCAGTGGTCACCAATAACACTTTAATGGCATGTCTAGTTGTCATCCCATAGTTGTATATCAGTAGAAAACCCTCTTGAAGGGGTTGTACAAGAATCTAAAATTATgatctatccacagaataggtgatcatTTCCTTATGGTtagggccccaccgctgggacctccactgatcgtTAGAACGGGGAACCTGAATCTTCCGCTCTATTCAATATCCTCCTCATTGCggttgagcagtgaggaggatattGATTAGAGTGGCGGTCGAGCTTGCgttctgctgctccattcaaagtctatgggaatggtgGAAACAGCTGAGATAAAGAATCAATAAATAATGTGTGCAGAAAAGAAAATAAGACATGAATAGACTTTGGGCAAAGTAACCAACATGGGTTTTTCCAAAAAATACAACTGCAACtactactgtatatgaatgtatgtaAGACAAAGTAACGAGACATAAATCCTTCCCAATTCCACGTACCTTGCCAGTGGGATCTGCCGGTAATACCAGGGCTGTTCTTGGATTATGACTCAGGACACTGTAGGTTGGGTCTCTTCTCCACATGTTCATTTGTCCAACAAGCAATTTTGACTTTTTGTTTGTTCTTGAAGTTGTTTTTTAAATAAGTAACTAGTAATAGTTCTCCTCCATGCAATGTTTTCATTGGTTACAAAAAGTTTAGTTGGAACATTTTTTTAGCAGGATCTTTATGGCTGTTAGGTTTTTAGGTGGCACATACCTTGCCAGCATTGCGCCCAGCCTAGGGTGTGGAGCTAGACTGCTCAGGATTTGCCTGCCATACATCCTGGCTTCGGGGCAGCGGTCCTGTAAAGATTTGACTACAGCCGGTATTGCCCTATCTGTGATCCCTTTTCTACCAGACAGAAAGAAGTCTGGGCCCTTTCTGTCCACCAAACCTACCAGATGCTTGACTGTGGTGGATCTGACTTTGCTGTTGTTGTGGCAGAGTCCTCCCTCTATTAGGGCTGTCAGAGCGCGACCTGGGCTGACATTTTCCACCATTTGTGTCAGAGCGCTGTCCACTGCTTCACGGATAAAGGTGTTGGATTCCCCGGCCTTGTGTAGCAACACCCGGACAGTTTGCTGGAGGTCGCAGTCCATGTTCACCTGCAATATTGTGAACATCATGTCCAGGCACTTGATCGCTGCGAGGGACACTGCGGATCTCAGGTTGGTCACTTCCTTCATTACTGCTGTCCTCAGGTCTTGTATTATTAGAACAGCAGCTTCAGGATGGACCGATATCAAGGATGAGATGGTGTCAATGCCTCGAATCTTTTTCTCCCAGTCCCCGTTTTCCAGCAGGATTAAGGCGTCAGCAACGGTCATCTTGGACTGGGACATCTTCTTTAGTGGTTTATTGTGCGTTGCTTTATGGCTTTGGACTGCATGATGACTTGATGATGGTCCTATAGATGGTAATACAGATGTCTTCTTCCTCTCAGGTGCAGGAGGCTGGTTcctttgatgtaaatgggaattgTTATACTGCACCGTACTCACAGGCGTTATTTTTGGTAAAGGTTTTGATGGATACACCTGGAGAGAATTCCTCCCATTGTTCATATTCCTGAGTTCTTCCAAGGTCTTTTCCGCTGCTGCAATATACTTTTTATATCTTGGGCCAGTTTCCTTGGTGACCTCTTTTTCTGTGGCTTTTTTGGGCCTTTTAGGTGGTTCTGGGGTGTTAGGGATTTTCCAACCCAGATTTTTTCCACAGTCACCAGATGGCGGATGTTTGTCAGGGATTCTCAATTGAAGATTGCTGGTCAACCTGTCCAGCACTCTCTGAGCCACCACATCCCGGTAGTCAGCAAAGTTGTCACCTAGGCTGTACTTGTGATTCATGCCATAACAGATGGAGGAAATATCTGAGAGGTCAGAATCTGAGCTGGATGTTACCGAGCTACTACAGTCAAAGGAGTCTTCTGCCCACATCTTCCAAAAAATTATGTAAAACACTTGGTGCGCACACCAATATCACTGCTTCTCTCTGTAGGGAAAGTCCAGCAATGTACAGAGCACTCAGCAAGCAAAGTTCTAATACAATAGTTTCACCATGACGCTTCTATGACATCAGCCGGACCTGTAGAACTTTtcccttaaagggccattgactcaAAAATACACTAATATGTTTAATATTGTTCACAAGTAAAACACTTCACAGGACAAGTACTGGATACAAATATTTACTGTTTTAATTGTtgtaaaattaattttttggggggaagaTTTATTTATTATCagccaatatttatttattatcaccCATTTCAGAATAACCGAGCTCTTATTGCAACGTTTACTATACCTTATTTTTCCTGTACATCTCCAGCGCTGCAAGTAATTTACTTAATATTTAGGCTCTAGAGCACATAATCACCTAGTTGACTTGTTTTTCAGCATGTTATCATCAGGCAGACCTGAGCCTGGGTTGAAGAGGCCCCTTAATAAGGGGCCTCAATATAAAATAATGcctggagtacccctttaatatAATGCCTGTCTTTAGGAAAATTTGCAATAAATACGGTAACTCTTTTTTTAGATGGAGGAAAATTTGTCTCTAGTGGCATTTACATGACTGTCCCTGCAAACGCTGAAGGAATCTTAGGATATGACTCAGGTATTAGCCAAACAGAGAACCCTAGCTATGAACAGATCTGTTTAGGTCTCTTTGCCCTCAGCAGCACATGatcgtttaaaggggttgtccaaggacggggcgttttttcatactgatgacctatccatatgataggccatcagtatatgatcggtgggggtctgacacctggatcGTTCACCGATCAAATATTCCAGCTATCCCcgtcaccggatgttatgcaggggccggtgtcagaagcagatggctttgtatactgtatagcagccgtgctgcagtactgcaactctgcttctattcacttgaataggagcagagctacagCACTGCAGGACGGCTGCTATACTGTgacccggagccatctgcttctaacACCGgctactgcataacatccggtgcccggggaTAGCTGGAATAGCTGATCGGTACGGGGTGGTTAGGGTGTCGGAACCCTATCaaccatatactgatgacctatcctgtggattgttCATCATTATGAAAAACCGTGCCGagcctgggcaacccctttaagtaaaaggGGTGCTCTTTATATTGAGGTCTGTTTTGGTATATTTGCCAAAtatagtaaggctctgttcacatctgtgttccgGGTTCCTTTATTCTAGAGCACAACCACGAGAATACCGGAAGCTCTAAATCCGTTGCATAACAAGAAACcttacagaacccattgactttaatgggttttgtcgggTTTCTGTCATTTTGCCAGATAAAACAATGCTGTTTCACCCAGTTCCTAAAAGTGTCTGCTTTCCCCCCCCCGAAACCTCACCACTCTTGTCAATGGGATgtctctggtattgcagtattcaaatgaatggggctTTGCTGCAATAACAGACATGTCCAAtgtacaagagtggcgctatttctggaaataAAAGCAAACCTTTTTTCTGAtcatggacaacctctttaatattttattgtttaaaaaaagtgaattcATTCTCGTACCTATAATATATTGGCAGCTCAAGAACGTGTATATGAATTTCAAGCAGTTAGGGTTAggttagaaaaataataaaacaccATAAAAAGCAAGTCTTAATATGCTGAACCCTGCCAAGTGCTCTTGAGTCATGAGATATTAGTTTTATTTCATGTGGCCTGAAAAAAAACGTGAGGTCTATTAATTAGGCCCTGTCTAAGCTCGTTGTGATCTGCCAAGATCCCCCAGCTTGCTGCCACAGT
This genomic stretch from Rhinoderma darwinii isolate aRhiDar2 chromosome 4, aRhiDar2.hap1, whole genome shotgun sequence harbors:
- the LOC142760193 gene encoding TOG array regulator of axonemal microtubules protein 1-like; amino-acid sequence: MWAEDSFDCSSSVTSSSDSDLSDISSICYGMNHKYSLGDNFADYRDVVAQRVLDRLTSNLQLRIPDKHPPSGDCGKNLGWKIPNTPEPPKRPKKATEKEVTKETGPRYKKYIAAAEKTLEELRNMNNGRNSLQVYPSKPLPKITPVSTVQYNNSHLHQRNQPPAPERKKTSVLPSIGPSSSHHAVQSHKATHNKPLKKMSQSKMTVADALILLENGDWEKKIRGIDTISSLISVHPEAAVLIIQDLRTAVMKEVTNLRSAVSLAAIKCLDMMFTILQVNMDCDLQQTVRVLLHKAGESNTFIREAVDSALTQMVENVSPGRALTALIEGGLCHNNSKVRSTTVKHLVGLVDRKGPDFFLSGRKGITDRAIPAVVKSLQDRCPEARMYGRQILSSLAPHPRLGAMLARYVPPKNLTAIKILLKKCSN